Proteins co-encoded in one Nonlabens agnitus genomic window:
- a CDS encoding DUF4194 domain-containing protein — translation MNLLEKIQPYSKAVVRLLKGTVNKKDNNWKDVVFYKKEIADYLSIIGLELVIREEDGYAFLKQFIIDEDNNTLGLVNRRAIGFEVSVVLVILRQMLEDYENNPVEIQSRIKYILKEDLKAEIERFLPQKYNTVQFLKDLDTYINKIIDLKYLKEVNESDEQPKYIIHKIIKDKVSLDVLNDFKNQLEDYVESI, via the coding sequence ATGAATTTATTAGAAAAAATACAGCCCTATTCCAAAGCAGTTGTAAGACTACTTAAAGGAACGGTAAATAAGAAAGATAACAACTGGAAAGATGTTGTTTTTTACAAAAAAGAAATTGCGGACTACCTCAGTATTATTGGGTTAGAGTTGGTTATCCGAGAAGAAGATGGTTACGCCTTTTTAAAACAATTTATCATCGATGAAGATAACAATACACTTGGATTAGTAAACAGAAGAGCCATAGGATTTGAGGTTTCAGTAGTGCTGGTTATTCTAAGGCAGATGTTAGAAGACTATGAGAATAATCCTGTAGAAATTCAGTCAAGAATAAAGTACATTCTCAAAGAAGACCTCAAAGCGGAAATCGAGCGTTTCCTACCTCAAAAGTATAACACTGTTCAATTCTTAAAGGACCTCGATACCTACATCAATAAGATTATTGATTTAAAGTATTTAAAGGAAGTAAACGAGAGTGATGAGCAACCAAAATATATTATTCATAAAATCATAAAAGACAAAGTCTCACTTGATGTATTAAATGATTTTAAAAATCAATTAGAAGATTATGTCGAGTCTATTTAG
- a CDS encoding helix-turn-helix transcriptional regulator yields MANYTLLKRLSCIVHITTHKGCVSKQELIKRLLCDYDIDTTPRTFERDLKNLKDNFGIEISYNRAERGYLLVEEDNSVHRFLKFAEFSSLAEIYEEGMRDYSSFNKYVIPDDSSAFTGLHNMARILKAITLSRKLTFRKENYLNKTSKTYTVTPLRLKEYLKRWYLIAVPEDIEDIRSFGLDRINNLQITDKNAQTKKAYEKQIEAYGDVVGLNFDETDEVQKVMLSVESNQLKYLKSLPLHKSQVCLDSGDDWGTVIYKLKPNYELEMQLLKMGEKVVVMEPKWLRKKMKNRINEMMSNYV; encoded by the coding sequence ATGGCAAACTACACTTTACTTAAAAGGTTATCCTGCATTGTGCATATCACAACGCACAAGGGTTGTGTTTCAAAACAGGAATTGATTAAAAGGTTGTTGTGTGACTATGATATAGACACGACGCCCAGAACCTTTGAGCGCGATTTGAAAAATCTTAAAGACAATTTTGGCATTGAGATAAGTTACAACAGAGCAGAGCGTGGTTATCTTCTGGTAGAAGAAGATAATAGCGTGCATCGGTTTTTAAAATTTGCCGAGTTTTCTTCTCTGGCAGAAATCTATGAAGAAGGAATGAGAGATTATTCAAGTTTCAATAAATATGTGATTCCTGATGACAGTTCGGCATTTACTGGGCTACATAATATGGCCAGAATACTAAAGGCAATTACGCTTTCGCGAAAGTTAACTTTTAGAAAAGAAAATTACTTAAACAAAACATCCAAAACATATACCGTTACACCGCTACGACTAAAGGAATATTTGAAAAGATGGTATCTCATAGCCGTTCCAGAAGATATTGAGGACATAAGAAGTTTTGGATTGGATAGAATAAACAATCTTCAGATTACTGATAAAAATGCCCAAACTAAAAAGGCGTATGAAAAGCAAATAGAAGCCTATGGTGATGTGGTAGGTCTCAACTTTGATGAAACCGATGAGGTACAAAAAGTAATGCTCTCTGTCGAAAGTAATCAATTAAAATACTTAAAAAGCCTGCCATTGCACAAGTCGCAAGTGTGCTTGGATTCTGGAGATGATTGGGGAACTGTAATTTACAAACTCAAGCCTAATTATGAGCTTGAGATGCAACTATTAAAAATGGGTGAAAAGGTGGTGGTTATGGAGCCAAAATGGTTGAGAAAAAAAATGAAAAACCGCATTAACGAAATGATGAGTAATTATGTCTGA
- a CDS encoding ATP-binding protein, which yields MKQEVYANRALDFNTLKPREFEEVVYHYFKDQIKNGLYEGIYDDAELSSGVAEKGADVMLFLKGKIKGVVQCKKLATNIGVTTVLSEIVKLLSYHILERQLSNNDDSQLIYDIDDFTYYFVVSKDFTQGAKTYLSGFNTQWKEPGVKPIFNKLVKQKTFAELDKKRAYEELLLLLNEISVATLNGVDLDPIVRLNNAIINRYFYRAELTPSKESQEVTKLDPTQTFDLKEANKKIELISNDITRVKSHFGKIKDSTIEREEVQDIFNWILSKLKENESNIAVVAGNAGMGKTVIMSAVYDKLKEGNIPVVSFKADRMTFSTFKELNEEYSLEVDFEYLFNEFIGARERGVILIDQIDALSQALSSDLKPLRFYDNLIQRFKNHPKVKIVISTRIYDLNYDPIIANYKGKKTFKIGPLDVATVKEVLVLHNIKPKKKFSDSFIKLLTVPLHLEVFLGVYKEGLDVNEIRNLQDLYSELWRQKVLRKSNMITSRKPSDFIFAVAEKMYEKQVISIDSLLFEDEYDKEIIYLKSTGIINQGNKVEFFHQSFFDYAYARNFLKSEKDLVKNLLNRHQGLYVRSKVKQVLNYKRNVDFEDYINDVESLLKHSDIRFHIKLLVMQQLAFQEEPTIEEQDIVEQFIFIDQDLCSAFASLIMGSGWQYFFIDRNIFTKSIEEDDNTYRRQILQCFKPLAIQDNQLYLLQYYNNLKDSTTKDELILDYLWHVQNVKERLAIDMVEQVLKEKTTLGKSIGFIECWSIV from the coding sequence ATGAAGCAAGAAGTTTACGCAAATAGAGCCTTAGATTTTAACACCCTTAAACCAAGAGAGTTTGAAGAGGTAGTATATCATTATTTTAAGGACCAGATTAAAAATGGTCTTTATGAAGGCATTTACGATGATGCTGAGTTGTCATCAGGCGTGGCAGAAAAGGGTGCGGATGTAATGTTGTTTTTAAAAGGTAAAATCAAAGGCGTCGTTCAATGCAAAAAGCTTGCAACAAATATTGGCGTTACAACAGTTCTTTCAGAGATTGTAAAACTACTTTCATATCACATCTTAGAGAGACAGTTATCTAATAATGATGACTCCCAGTTGATTTATGATATTGATGACTTTACTTATTACTTTGTTGTTTCCAAGGACTTCACACAAGGTGCAAAAACCTACTTGTCAGGTTTTAACACCCAGTGGAAAGAACCTGGTGTAAAACCGATTTTTAATAAGCTGGTCAAGCAAAAAACATTTGCAGAGCTTGATAAGAAAAGAGCTTATGAAGAACTGTTGTTATTACTTAATGAAATTAGTGTTGCCACATTAAATGGAGTGGATTTAGACCCTATTGTACGATTGAACAATGCTATAATTAACCGCTATTTCTATCGTGCCGAACTTACTCCTTCAAAAGAATCTCAAGAGGTAACTAAGCTAGACCCAACTCAGACTTTTGATCTGAAAGAAGCGAATAAAAAAATCGAGCTAATTTCTAATGATATTACAAGGGTAAAATCACACTTTGGCAAGATTAAAGATTCTACCATTGAGAGAGAGGAAGTCCAAGATATTTTTAATTGGATTTTGAGCAAACTAAAGGAAAACGAATCTAATATTGCTGTAGTTGCTGGTAATGCAGGAATGGGAAAGACCGTAATTATGTCTGCCGTTTATGATAAATTGAAAGAAGGAAACATTCCTGTAGTATCGTTTAAGGCAGATAGGATGACATTTAGTACTTTTAAAGAGCTAAATGAGGAATATAGCTTAGAGGTAGATTTTGAATACTTGTTCAACGAGTTCATTGGTGCAAGGGAACGTGGTGTTATCTTGATTGATCAAATCGATGCACTGTCTCAGGCGCTTTCTTCAGACTTAAAACCGCTTCGCTTTTACGACAATCTAATACAGCGTTTTAAAAACCACCCCAAGGTTAAAATTGTAATTTCAACACGAATTTACGACCTTAATTATGACCCAATTATTGCTAACTATAAAGGCAAAAAAACCTTCAAAATAGGGCCACTTGATGTAGCAACAGTGAAGGAGGTTTTAGTATTGCACAATATTAAGCCCAAAAAGAAATTTTCTGATAGCTTTATAAAGCTTTTGACCGTACCACTTCATCTCGAAGTGTTTTTAGGAGTTTACAAAGAGGGATTAGATGTGAATGAGATTAGGAATTTACAAGACTTGTATTCTGAGTTATGGCGCCAGAAAGTATTGAGAAAATCCAACATGATTACTTCAAGAAAACCTTCTGATTTTATTTTCGCTGTCGCGGAAAAAATGTACGAAAAACAAGTTATTAGTATTGATTCACTCTTATTTGAAGACGAATATGACAAAGAAATAATTTACCTCAAATCTACTGGCATCATAAACCAAGGTAATAAGGTTGAGTTCTTCCACCAGTCGTTTTTTGATTATGCCTACGCGCGCAACTTTCTCAAATCTGAAAAAGATTTGGTGAAAAATCTACTCAATAGACACCAAGGATTGTACGTGCGTTCAAAAGTTAAGCAAGTACTTAATTACAAGCGAAATGTTGATTTTGAAGACTATATCAATGATGTAGAGTCTTTATTGAAACATTCGGATATTCGATTCCACATAAAGTTATTGGTTATGCAACAGCTGGCGTTTCAAGAAGAGCCTACGATAGAGGAACAAGATATTGTAGAGCAGTTTATTTTTATTGACCAAGACCTTTGCAGTGCCTTTGCATCTTTAATTATGGGTTCCGGTTGGCAATATTTTTTTATAGACAGAAACATTTTTACGAAGTCTATTGAAGAAGACGACAATACCTACAGAAGGCAAATATTGCAATGCTTTAAACCACTTGCTATTCAAGATAACCAATTATACCTACTTCAGTATTATAATAATCTTAAAGACTCAACCACAAAAGATGAATTGATTCTTGATTACTTGTGGCACGTTCAAAACGTTAAAGAAAGGCTTGCTATAGATATGGTCGAACAGGTTTTAAAAGAAAAAACAACTTTAGGAAAGAGTATTGGTTTTATAGAGTGTTGGAGCATAGTGTAA
- a CDS encoding OmpH family outer membrane protein produces the protein MDVNKLLDGYKRTKVVRADFEAKAKTLNANVDSLVADWQKELKVYEKERSSMSAKELELKQELLGNKQQQINSYQQAVQKQIQEEDQKATQTVINDINDYVKQYGKDNGYRIILGASGSGNIMYADEAADLTEEVLVGLNADFEGSKTE, from the coding sequence GTGGATGTTAATAAGCTGCTTGATGGCTATAAGCGCACCAAGGTGGTTCGTGCCGATTTTGAGGCCAAGGCTAAGACTCTAAATGCTAATGTAGACAGCTTGGTAGCCGACTGGCAGAAGGAGCTCAAGGTCTATGAGAAAGAACGCTCTTCCATGAGTGCCAAGGAACTGGAGCTCAAACAAGAGCTATTGGGCAATAAACAGCAGCAGATCAACAGCTACCAACAGGCCGTCCAGAAGCAGATCCAGGAAGAGGACCAGAAGGCCACCCAGACGGTGATCAACGATATCAATGACTATGTAAAGCAGTACGGCAAGGACAATGGCTATCGCATCATTTTAGGAGCCAGTGGCAGTGGTAATATCATGTATGCAGATGAGGCTGCCGACCTGACCGAAGAAGTTTTGGTCGGTCTTAATGCTGACTTTGAGGGAAGCAAGACGGAATAG
- a CDS encoding RHS repeat-associated core domain-containing protein produces MKSKNNHYLFFVLLLSCTLGYSQIPILDPGFGGGGGLGDCESWEMADHYRDADGDGYGDRQDMIPLRLCANQTYSGYVTNNLDCDDNNNTLGIAQTWYYDNDEDGVGGSGGLSQRSCMQPGPNWSLTNNDCNDNLASVTGPRIWYADTDDDGKGDFLTPTSSPTCTPPLGYVDNADDCNDSDGDNFIYTWYRDYDQDGLGDPSISVTSCNPPNDNYWVLNADDSCPNYTGESDNQGCPVGDVGEEPWNTIKTTTYDVTELPIGKTKSYFDDLGKPVQNLTLDFKTNTTWATQTLYDSQGRPALQTLGAPAYGEETFLYKEGFIKKSNGEQYDMADFETDPENPQPVGEQGLSLGWYYSGNNTNEAYQDITDYPFSRTVYSKLNPGKALRVLGGNKTGGKWKNGYSFTMKAGAELAQQGAFGDPSYNTSQGMKILKTVSRDVHGEESVVFTDTDGRTLAAARSGLGTIRNTTVVIGEQGFVDIHVPQNITGFTVNKGPGVQIRVFDLITEEQVTISTTSLPNGFYRVEASNVGTGTVSVTYKENYYDYSLNYYDKIGRLTKSTQPLDRLETTYTYDTMGQLISTTSPDEGTSNFKYREDGQIRYSQNSKQAAVNQFSYTNYDLLGRPVESGVINSSRFATADPDTTALPSGSKIEVQATVYDQLPAGELAGIGAHVDYRNPTFLDGNVAKSSNDHTTTYYSYDVYGRVKWILQNIPGLGLKTIDYTYDDITGSVNMVDYQKHQPSERFIHRYSYHPIDYSLTRVETSTDGVNFTEHALYDYYETGALKRTEIGGGLQGIDYVYNLNGQLKSINHPGLNSTSDPGGDSNDFFGMSIDYNSSDYLRSGSFSSQLGSSGAEQFNGNIKGIAWNTATGNRPMARYGYRYNRNNWLESATYNSAGAAATDYKVDNLTYDANGNIQSLRRNKNTVSGSNVMDNLTYSYKTGKPNQLDRVADAAGNRGVGDLASQPVNNYNYNSIGQLTKNLQDKIGYVYNASGLVTQITNLITNLPAVTFGYDDRGHRLWKTKHFQNGVAQTRTWYVRDASGSPMAIYVDGTPKEYPIYGSGRVGIYRKADASSHYQLTDHLGNVRAVVRRSPTSVAANDTQDFEYDTEGWGEGPPVVSVSNDGGRLNLTITNRWNYSAHDFDIDPSKPFTVSFDFDRGNQEATYMMIWEYKNGSLEPWQERTYTLLDRDGRFEVTHQPTAGSDNRVHITFEKSGSIDNGQPTTVYIDNFSLKQDLDAAITSATDYYPFGMAMPNTDNIIGDYRYAYQGQERDPETGKEAFEARLWDSRIGRWLTTDPAGEFFSPYLGMGNNPISMIDPDGRCIKCPNPEGVEVGTTHTENGYTFTMNNQGVWWSESYFNDNGITVIGDSRSQNYTGEISLFGGIGSDILQNSMKDLTKSDFLIGRIDPKYNINFSNSTPSSAMGNVYKSGYKDLILKRSNLKLGIKVGGVAFAALDFYSTADNAAKGNYAEAAAEGTKASLSLASNAIPILGPIVFEGAYYLGGNYLVKQEWYNRALFGVHSKTYYDRGMRHGFGRAHNVTQMLLSK; encoded by the coding sequence ATGAAAAGCAAAAATAACCACTACCTCTTTTTTGTGTTGCTACTGAGCTGCACGCTGGGATACTCCCAAATACCGATCTTAGATCCAGGATTTGGCGGTGGAGGAGGTCTGGGGGACTGCGAGAGCTGGGAGATGGCTGATCACTATCGTGATGCCGATGGTGATGGGTACGGAGATCGTCAGGATATGATTCCTTTGCGCTTGTGTGCAAACCAAACCTATAGTGGCTATGTGACCAACAATCTAGACTGTGATGATAATAATAATACATTAGGCATTGCACAGACGTGGTACTACGACAATGATGAAGATGGTGTAGGGGGCTCTGGCGGGCTTTCCCAGCGCTCTTGTATGCAACCAGGTCCCAATTGGTCATTAACCAACAATGACTGCAATGACAACCTTGCTAGCGTCACTGGTCCAAGGATCTGGTATGCCGATACGGATGATGATGGCAAGGGGGATTTTTTGACACCAACGTCGTCTCCTACATGTACGCCTCCACTAGGTTATGTAGATAACGCTGATGATTGCAATGACAGCGACGGCGATAATTTTATCTACACTTGGTACAGAGACTACGACCAGGACGGTCTGGGTGATCCCAGTATATCGGTTACCTCCTGTAACCCACCCAATGACAACTATTGGGTATTGAATGCCGACGATTCCTGTCCCAACTATACGGGAGAGTCCGATAATCAGGGCTGTCCCGTAGGCGATGTGGGCGAGGAGCCCTGGAACACGATCAAGACGACTACCTATGATGTCACGGAGCTTCCCATTGGGAAGACCAAGTCCTATTTTGACGATCTAGGGAAACCTGTACAGAACTTAACTTTAGATTTCAAGACCAATACCACTTGGGCAACGCAGACCTTATATGACAGTCAGGGACGTCCAGCACTACAGACACTGGGAGCACCCGCCTATGGGGAGGAGACCTTTTTGTACAAGGAAGGGTTCATCAAAAAGTCTAATGGTGAGCAGTATGATATGGCAGACTTCGAGACAGATCCCGAGAATCCGCAGCCCGTTGGGGAGCAAGGGCTCTCACTGGGCTGGTATTATAGCGGAAACAACACTAATGAGGCCTATCAGGACATCACGGACTACCCTTTTAGTAGGACGGTTTACAGTAAACTCAATCCGGGCAAAGCCCTAAGAGTACTGGGCGGTAACAAGACGGGTGGTAAGTGGAAGAACGGATATAGCTTTACGATGAAGGCGGGCGCAGAACTAGCCCAGCAAGGAGCCTTTGGTGATCCAAGCTACAACACCTCGCAGGGCATGAAGATCCTCAAGACGGTGAGCCGAGACGTCCACGGTGAGGAGAGCGTGGTCTTTACCGACACGGATGGTAGGACCTTGGCCGCTGCGAGAAGTGGTTTGGGTACTATTAGAAACACGACGGTAGTAATTGGGGAACAAGGTTTTGTGGACATCCATGTGCCACAGAACATCACGGGATTTACCGTAAACAAAGGTCCAGGGGTACAGATCAGGGTTTTTGACCTGATTACCGAAGAGCAGGTGACAATAAGTACGACCTCCTTGCCCAATGGTTTTTATCGGGTCGAGGCCTCCAATGTAGGTACGGGCACGGTAAGCGTGACCTACAAGGAGAACTATTACGATTACAGCCTGAACTACTACGACAAGATAGGTAGGCTGACCAAGAGCACCCAGCCATTGGACCGGTTGGAGACGACCTACACCTACGACACCATGGGCCAACTTATATCGACCACCAGTCCCGACGAGGGCACCTCGAACTTCAAGTATAGGGAAGACGGTCAGATACGCTATTCGCAGAACAGCAAGCAGGCGGCAGTAAACCAGTTCTCCTACACGAATTACGATCTGTTGGGAAGGCCCGTGGAGAGCGGTGTGATCAATAGCAGCCGTTTTGCTACAGCTGATCCAGATACTACCGCGCTTCCCTCTGGAAGCAAGATTGAAGTGCAGGCCACGGTATACGACCAGCTTCCAGCTGGAGAGCTGGCGGGAATCGGTGCTCATGTAGACTACCGAAATCCCACCTTTTTGGACGGTAATGTGGCCAAGAGCTCCAACGACCATACGACCACCTATTACAGCTACGACGTATATGGACGCGTGAAGTGGATATTACAGAACATACCGGGTCTTGGGCTCAAGACCATCGACTATACCTACGACGACATTACGGGAAGCGTGAACATGGTGGACTATCAGAAGCATCAACCCAGCGAACGCTTCATCCACCGTTACAGCTACCACCCGATTGATTACAGCCTGACACGGGTGGAGACCTCTACGGATGGGGTCAATTTTACCGAGCACGCGCTCTATGACTACTATGAGACGGGCGCCCTGAAGCGCACAGAGATCGGAGGCGGCCTGCAGGGGATCGACTATGTGTATAACCTGAACGGTCAGCTCAAGTCGATCAACCACCCGGGACTCAACAGTACGAGTGATCCTGGAGGCGATTCCAACGACTTCTTTGGGATGAGTATCGACTATAACTCGAGCGATTATTTAAGATCGGGATCGTTCTCCTCCCAACTTGGCAGCTCCGGAGCGGAGCAGTTCAACGGGAACATCAAGGGAATCGCCTGGAATACCGCTACGGGCAATCGTCCCATGGCCAGATACGGCTACCGCTACAACCGCAACAACTGGTTGGAGTCGGCCACATACAACAGTGCTGGAGCAGCAGCGACGGACTACAAGGTGGACAATCTTACCTATGATGCCAATGGGAATATACAGAGTCTTAGGAGAAACAAGAATACGGTATCCGGCAGCAATGTCATGGACAACCTGACCTACAGCTATAAGACTGGAAAGCCCAACCAGCTGGATAGGGTAGCGGATGCTGCGGGTAATAGGGGTGTTGGCGATCTTGCCAGCCAACCGGTGAACAACTACAACTACAACTCCATAGGCCAGCTGACCAAGAACCTTCAGGACAAGATAGGGTATGTCTACAACGCCAGTGGGCTGGTCACGCAGATCACCAACCTAATTACGAACCTGCCAGCAGTAACCTTTGGCTATGACGACCGTGGACACCGACTATGGAAGACCAAGCATTTTCAAAATGGTGTGGCACAGACAAGGACGTGGTACGTCAGGGATGCCAGCGGCAGCCCGATGGCCATCTACGTGGATGGAACACCCAAGGAGTACCCTATCTACGGCAGTGGGCGCGTGGGAATATATAGGAAGGCTGATGCCTCATCCCACTACCAGCTGACTGACCACCTGGGCAACGTAAGAGCCGTGGTGCGCCGCTCGCCGACCAGTGTAGCCGCAAACGATACCCAGGACTTTGAGTATGACACGGAAGGATGGGGAGAAGGCCCGCCGGTAGTCAGTGTTTCCAACGATGGCGGCAGGCTCAACCTCACCATCACCAACCGGTGGAACTACAGTGCCCATGATTTTGATATTGATCCATCCAAGCCCTTTACGGTCTCTTTTGATTTTGATAGGGGCAACCAAGAGGCTACCTATATGATGATCTGGGAATACAAGAATGGTAGCCTAGAGCCCTGGCAGGAGCGTACCTATACGCTACTGGATCGTGATGGACGCTTTGAAGTGACCCACCAGCCCACGGCCGGCAGTGACAACAGGGTACACATTACTTTTGAGAAGAGTGGCAGTATCGACAACGGACAGCCCACGACGGTATACATCGACAACTTTAGCCTCAAGCAGGATCTGGATGCCGCCATTACCAGCGCCACGGACTACTATCCCTTTGGGATGGCCATGCCTAACACGGACAATATCATTGGTGACTACCGCTACGCCTACCAGGGACAGGAAAGGGATCCAGAGACCGGCAAGGAGGCATTTGAGGCTAGACTTTGGGACTCACGTATCGGTAGGTGGCTGACAACCGATCCTGCGGGCGAGTTTTTTAGCCCTTATCTAGGGATGGGTAATAACCCAATTTCGATGATTGATCCTGATGGAAGGTGCATAAAATGTCCCAACCCTGAAGGAGTTGAAGTAGGTACTACACATACTGAAAATGGCTACACCTTTACCATGAACAATCAAGGAGTATGGTGGAGTGAAAGTTATTTCAATGATAATGGAATAACAGTTATAGGTGATTCGAGATCCCAAAACTATACAGGTGAAATATCTCTTTTTGGAGGGATTGGATCAGATATTTTACAAAACTCGATGAAGGATTTAACCAAAAGTGATTTTTTAATAGGTAGAATCGATCCAAAATACAACATCAACTTTTCCAATAGCACTCCGAGCTCTGCAATGGGAAACGTATATAAAAGTGGATATAAGGATCTCATTCTAAAAAGGAGTAATTTAAAGCTAGGTATAAAAGTTGGGGGAGTAGCATTTGCAGCATTAGATTTTTATAGTACAGCAGACAACGCTGCCAAAGGGAATTATGCAGAAGCTGCTGCTGAAGGAACCAAAGCTTCATTGTCATTAGCTTCAAATGCTATTCCTATATTAGGACCGATAGTATTTGAAGGAGCTTACTATCTTGGTGGAAATTATTTAGTGAAGCAAGAGTGGTACAATAGAGCTCTTTTCGGAGTTCATTCAAAAACATACTATGATCGTGGAATGAGGCATGGCTTTGGCAGAGCTCATAATGTAACACAAATGTTGTTAAGTAAATGA
- a CDS encoding type II secretion system F family protein, whose protein sequence is MGFKIENIQTATATKKETQKVSIWKREIALFGAVFNNKVKEEFYTELGVLLNAGIQLKQALDLIGTSFKKESHKRIVHDIVASIVLGKSFSNAIQPIKSFTEYEYYSIQIGEETGTLHQVAQQLADFYTRKNNQRRQLIGALIYPCIILSTAVLVVLFMLQFVVPMFQDIFEQQDLELPWITNFIIEVSEIVGAYGFWILVLLVGLLFFNKFLLKQVWYKKFMHNALLRIPYIGALIKTIYLSQFTQAFSLLTIAKVPFVNSINLVKKMIDFHPLKEALDAIEKEVMRGTSISKSMSSHKIFSSKMIAMVGVAEETNQNEYVFKKLNEQFNVEVEHKSKLLSTVLEPVIIVIIGLIVGVILISMYLPMFQLSSVLG, encoded by the coding sequence ATGGGTTTCAAGATTGAGAACATTCAGACAGCAACTGCAACCAAGAAAGAAACTCAAAAGGTCTCTATCTGGAAGCGAGAAATCGCCTTGTTTGGAGCTGTTTTTAATAATAAGGTTAAGGAAGAATTCTATACGGAGCTAGGAGTATTGCTGAATGCTGGCATTCAACTTAAACAAGCACTTGATTTGATTGGAACATCATTCAAAAAAGAAAGCCACAAAAGAATAGTGCATGACATAGTTGCCTCTATAGTTTTGGGTAAGAGTTTTTCCAACGCGATACAACCAATCAAAAGTTTTACGGAATATGAATATTACTCCATTCAAATAGGAGAGGAGACGGGTACCTTACATCAGGTGGCACAACAGTTGGCAGATTTCTACACCAGAAAAAACAATCAAAGACGTCAGCTTATAGGTGCATTGATATACCCATGTATCATATTATCGACCGCCGTGCTAGTGGTGTTATTCATGCTGCAATTTGTGGTACCCATGTTTCAAGATATTTTTGAGCAGCAGGATCTTGAATTACCCTGGATCACCAATTTTATCATTGAAGTTTCTGAAATTGTAGGAGCTTATGGATTTTGGATATTAGTGCTGCTGGTTGGACTCCTTTTTTTCAATAAGTTTTTATTGAAACAGGTATGGTATAAAAAATTTATGCACAATGCTCTGCTCAGGATACCCTATATAGGTGCGCTCATCAAAACGATCTACTTATCACAGTTCACCCAAGCCTTTTCACTTCTAACCATAGCTAAGGTACCTTTTGTAAATAGCATCAACTTGGTGAAAAAAATGATTGATTTTCACCCTTTAAAGGAGGCACTAGATGCTATTGAGAAAGAAGTGATGAGAGGAACATCCATCAGTAAGAGCATGAGCTCCCACAAAATTTTTAGTAGCAAGATGATAGCCATGGTAGGCGTTGCGGAAGAGACCAACCAGAATGAGTATGTATTTAAAAAGCTCAATGAGCAATTCAATGTAGAGGTGGAGCATAAGTCAAAACTATTATCGACTGTACTAGAACCAGTAATTATAGTAATTATTGGCTTGATCGTAGGAGTTATATTGATCTCTATGTACTTGCCTATGTTTCAGTTGAGCAGTGTACTTGGTTAA